In Ostrinia nubilalis chromosome 26, ilOstNubi1.1, whole genome shotgun sequence, one genomic interval encodes:
- the LOC135084457 gene encoding uncharacterized protein LOC135084457: MYEVSCVAGNKVDAAYAVKSLSNVIPPGMGHAVSVQRHHAHSQSYKHKQELPPPVSKPDAIKSHVMRLLKRSKSHTPATRAEENQPDPRNFDRRTVFARPVTDEQRRRRNTIERRRSADKRVMVTIVDGLPVVVTGQNQAPEPPQHPPPVTHHRHSHRDKMDMPIPVSLVAQWMC; this comes from the coding sequence ATGTACGAAGTGTCGTGCGTGGCCGGCAACAAAGTGGACGCCGCTTACGCAGTCAAGAGCCTGTCGAACGTGATACCACCAGGCATGGGGCACGCGGTCTCGGTGCAGAGGCATCACGCCCATTCGCAGTCGTATAAACACAAGCAGGAGCTGCCGCCGCCGGTCAGCAAGCCTGACGCCATCAAGTCGCACGTCATGAGGCTCCTCAAGCGTTCCAAGAGCCACACTCCCGCTACAAGGGCTGAGGAAAACCAACCAGACCCTCGCAACTTTGACCGCCGCACGGTTTTCGCGCGCCCAGTCACCGACGAGCAAAGGCGTCGCAGGAACACGATTGAGAGAAGGCGTAGTGCCGACAAGAGAGTGATGGTGACCATCGTGGACGGACTGCCTGTAGTCGTGACAGGCCAGAACCAGGCGCCGGAACCGCCTCAGCACCCGCCACCGGTCACCCATCATCGGCACTCCCACAGAGATAAG